CTAAGACAAAGCATTGCATTCATCTGTATTACATGCAGGAACTTGTTAATAAAACATGTGTCTTCAGGATTCAGAAACCTGTCCtcttgaggtgtggattctatATGTGACAAAGGGCAGAGTGGCCTTTCGTCGTTGTTGCTGTGGCTGTCACACTAGCATGTGATCTCTGGAAATGGCAGCTGTTCAATGCCAGCGTGTTtacagagtgtgtttgtgtggtgctCCAGGTGCAGAACCCATCCTGGGTGTCCCATCAACCCTACATCATGCAGCACCCAGTAAGAACAGCCTCTCTCTCGACCTTCTCATAATCGCAACTCTAGTCTTCCCTTTTAATCCGAACATTTCCCTCTGTGGGTGTAACAGAATTGAATCATTTTTCTGTAAACAGACAGGCACAATATTGGAGAGTTGTAGTTACACATACGGTGATCCTTGAGGATTTACAGTACTAAAGTGTTTGCATAGGAATGTAAAAACGACTGCTTTGGAGAGGCTATGTGAAGCTGTGTCTTTGATGACAGATgctgaggattttttttgtcacagaTGGGTTTTGAACTGAGAGAGAAGACTCTTTTCTTGCTTTGAAAACGAGCCAGCATAGATGAGAAAACACTGCTAGATGCATCAGGCCAGCCAACATGCTCGCAGACAACTTGCTCAGCCTGTTACATTTCACCTTCTGGTGTGGGCTTTAGATGTGAAGTCTGAGATTACTGTTACTCTCTGACTGAAAACCAATCCTGCAAAAAACCCAAACGCATGTACATCCCTGATATTCTGCACACTCTCAGTGACATTCTATCACGTGTAAGCCACTCGGATTTTGACAAGTATTTTAGTAGACAAAACCAAATATCGACTTGGTGTGTGTTGCACAAGCTGCATACATTCCTCTCAAACATGCACACTTCTTCTTCAGGGTGCAGTGCTATCGCCCTCTATGGACCCATCTATGTCACTACAGCCCACTTCCATGATGGCCCCTCTCGCGCAGCAGATGAGTCATCTTTCCCTGGGCAGTGCAGGAACGGTGAGTGAACTCTGCATGGGATCAGAAATGAGTTCACACGTTACAGTTATTTGAGAACGAGGTGTTTTAAAGTGCTCCGTCAAACTGTCCATCGCACGGatcatctcctcttcttcctcacgcagTTCATGGCCGCCAACGCAGCCATGCAAGGCGCATACATCCCGCAGTACGCGCACATGCAGACATCCAATGTTCCCGCCGAGGTACGCGCACCGACGTCGCTGCAGCATCGTGTTTGTGCAAAGTGGGATTTTAGAAAACGgctcatttgttgttttttcgctGTCTTCCAGGAAAACGGTGCACAGTCACAAATGGATTCATCGGGCAATCATTCCCCATATTCCTACCAGCAAACAAAGTAGGGCTGAGGTAACACTTGGACAACCGCTAAAACAATCGTGTCTACAAAGGCAACGGATGCTGAGGATCTTTTCACTGTTTTGCACAGGTTCTGCAGACTTTAGTGAGACTATTTTTGGTGTCATTTTCATAAAGAATATCTAAGTTCGTTCAGTTCAAATTCTGACTATACATATGTCTATgttttatatatagatatatgtatttGTGGAAtttgaaaaaggtttattttcttACTTActtagaaaacatttattttttaatcaaggCTTGCCGCAAGATACATGGAAGAGTCATGTGACTAGTTGTTCGAAGTGCATCGTAGtaaattttttttgttaatatttctggattttttttttttattccgaggacttttttttgaaaatgctgtttttgtgcTTGCTGTGTgagtgttgccatggtgaagtGTTGCGTGTTGTGTTCTTGTAAAGTGATTTCTCTTAGTAGTTTGAGCTTGCTGTCTAATTATAATTGGTTTTAATACAGTCGTTGTACAGAACATCGCAGAGAGCAACAATGGGCAAAACAATGTTGAGAGCTGGAAACGACGTTTTAATGAAATCTGCTATTGCTTTTCTCTCCAAACTGATAAAAAAGTAGACATTttagaaaacatttgaaatgaaattacTCCATGATTTTATTGAAGGTAATATTTATTTAGTAAGAAGACCGTAcatgtttctggatgttggaatGTTTAACCTTTTGAATCTGAATGAGATGCCTTTTCAATTACTTGGTATTGTAGAAGAGTTGATATTGAAATTGGTGGGCTGGGGACTGAAAAATGGCAAATTTATTTAGTCCATTGGTTGTGTTTTTGTCGTTTTGGGTgatgttgttattttattggggtttgtctttttcactttttaactgaacagctgacaggaaaacTTTGACTTTCGATtgtgcaaaacaaataaaaactcaTCAAAGCCTTGAAAATAGAATTTAGGTAAAAGCTAAAAGAGAGTTGGGGGATTAAATGAAAggaatatgtatattttaatgcACCTCACTCttgacaggaaataaaaaaactagGCACTTTCAAATGTAGTTTACTTCACCAAAGATTGTGAGCTAGTACACTGAGGAACTCCTTTGTCTCTCCAACCAGGACACAAGTGACTCTGCAAAGTAAATTGCAGTTTGGGCAGTGTGCCTTTTTTGTACAATTACATTCAGTTGCATAGGTAATAATAGACTACAGACACACAAGGATACAGGGAGCCCTGGATCCAGCAAGAGATTTATTTCTTACTTAgcgaaaaatataaaaaaaataaaaaaaagatctatttCAACCATAAAAAGAAAGTTAGATCCTTTTTTTGTTATAGTGGATTAAATCAGGCTTTTTGATTACGATCCTGCAATAAGCCTGTGATTCGACCTGGTGGTCAGTCAAACCAGCTATCTACCTCagagttttctttctcctctgtaCTAGGTCGGGTTAGCAGGTCCAGCCCGCCCTTCCAGACCAAATGCCACGCTCAGGAGCTGGCCACATACAGCTATTTCCTTATAGGTGGTTTTTCaaatgcttttccttttttagacctatttttAATGATGTCTTATTGTAATCAGTGGGGCGTGTTCACGCACTCAGTTTTGTGGTTTTGCAAAAGATGCTGCTTTTTATTGCAATAGATTCCAGGGGCTGATTTTAAAAGACCAACAAAACGTTGGAGCTCCTCTAAACACGCGTGTTCGTTGCTGCGTCTCACATCAAGGCAAACGAGCAGCACATTGTAGTCAGCTTGGGTGCGAACCGGTGTAAAGGGCCACTGTGATTATACTTGAGATTTCTGTATAATGCCTGAGACTGAGAAGTAATAATGTCTGTCTTATGAGGTTAATGCTGCCGGTGGTGTCTGAACCAAGTGCCATAGTATCTGGGTCAAGAGTCGCAGAGGTGCACCGAATAGGAACAGTTGCTCATATAAGTATCCACCATGTCATTAAGTTATATGAGAAGAGTTCTAATTTATGACCATTGTTGTACAGACAGCTTAAGGAAATAAGAGATTTTCATAAAGCTACATGAGCtacaagttttttttattttattttatttttttaaatcttgtgCCACACAATCGCTAGTGGTAACTTGTACGTATGTACAGTTTAAGGAATTGTTCCTCTGTAAATTTGTTTTGTAGTGTTCTTTTAAGCCaaagacttttgttttgtttgtttcttctttagAAAGTCACCTAAggtttattcttttcatttctttggcATTTGTGAATAAAGaaatttcacatttttcaacttttaataCATGATCCCTCTTGTCTTCATTGTTGAGGAGAGCTACAGTTCTTCATCCTGAATCCTGAGAACATCagttttccatttcctttttgaGAACATcagttttctattttatttgactGGATTAATGATGTAAATGCATTTGTGTTGTCGTCCATTAAACAGCTGAACAATACATTTGAACATAATGATGCTTGTTGCTAGAGCTTGGCTGCAGCTTCAGAGGGCTGGAATCCAGCCACTGTCTCTCACATTTCATTTCTACAACATAGGAAATTTGGCCCTAAATACACACATGCTTTAATGTTTCAAACTGTCGGAAGAAAGTTAACTCATCTAGTTTTGTCTGTGTTATGTTCACACATGGTGCAACTTAAAGActaatttaaaaacacagaaagggaaaaagaaaataaacatctgTTTAGGTCCCCCATCAACGCAGGTGCTGACAGAGTTCACTTGGCTGTCATTTTTCAGCACGATAGCGGACTGCATTAATGTGACAGTGACCATCTTCTAGCTTACACATACATGCAGCAACGTTTTAGAGATTCACTCAGCAAAATTAATGGGACATAATTATCTCTTACAGCTGGCAAAAAAAGTAGGAGGTTATTGAAGGTTACTGTGGTGTTGTCCTCCGAAGATGATTTGATTATTGACAAGATACAAACACCTATTCCATATGAAATAGCTGACATCAATTATAATAACTGATCTTAAACTCCCGTCTTCTCTCAGCGAtgataaagtacatttataatTAGCAATTTGTGCAAGATGTTATTCTATTGCCCTGTTGAGTTGGTTTACATTATTTATGAATTGGCCTGCCATAGGGTGAGGAACCTAGTTAGGGTTCTATAAACATGCACTGTTGCATGATACCGTGGACAACATGCGTGGCCTGGACGTGGTGAGTTAGGGGTATTGAGAAGTATGGTGTGCGGCGGGTGGACGGGGGTGTTCTGTGAGCCACGGCAGATGGGTCCTCAACGGTGTCCTGCAGGGTGTTGTGCCACCCTACGGGAAGCCACCAGCTCCAGACGAGCAGCAGAACTCACGCTCCAGCTGTCTGTGTTTGAGCCACCTGCGCTTTTACAAGCAATGGAGTTGAAACCCCTTCTTCCCCCTAGAAATCCACCGCCTTCTCCTGAAGCTCTCTGCTGTCCCCCTCCGTCCTCACCCGTTCAGGTTGGGAAAACCCTGCAGCCATGTGCCATCTATGGCAGAGGGAACTGCTTTTTCCTATCCAATGAAGTATTGACAAACCTTACTTTCTGTAATCAAGCAATGTTGTCttatttcatattcatgtgACCTGACTGATGGCAAAGCATTTGTtcttgaaatatatttatagacaatttgtttttaataaagtcATTTATCATTTTGTTGAATTATAAATTGTCTATTTGGCTGTACAGCTCAGTAGCTTTTGTGCCGAGATTACAGACTCCCATAATAACATAATTATGAAAGTAGAAAATCTAACATTAATTTGGAATAATCCAATACATGTCATGAATTGAATGGGCTATAGGGTGAATAATGGGAACCGTAAAAAAGCAGGTCTCAATAAAAACGTCTCAATAAGAAAACACTCCCATACGTAAATGGGTTAGAAAATGATCATTCATCAACATCATTTTCTTCTGGCAACAGCACATGTATGTAGAGCCTGAAACACATTACAATTAtgagcatttcaaaataaaactactttaataaataaaagcatttacaGGGAGGGGGCGGGATCTAGTGAACAATATCACCTTAATAGCTTCACATTTACTTTACCACAGTATCACACGAGTCAACGATCACCAGTGTGTAGAGTACATTTGGGTGTGGCGCAAACAGCCTGCATTGTATACATGAGCTGATGCAAAGAACTCTGTGCGTACAGCGCCACCTACAGGCCAATGTGTATAAAACAATCGCTGCATTTGTctaatattttctgacacataACCACAATAACACAAcggctgctgtgtttttttcttctccaaacATCGGCCTATATAATCccctttaatatttaatatcttTAATAAAATCACAGGTACGGTAGTGTGAAAATTGCTCAGTTTTGTTTTGTAAGTTACTCATTTtatcaaaaagtaaaaatcacTAACTTGTAAATCAAATAGCGCAGAGCATTTTCGGGCCATTTCGCCGTGTCGTTGAGTCAGGCGCGCGCGCGGGTGCGTGCGTGGGATCTCGCTCCCGCTGCTGCGTGCAGATCAGTCGAGTGGAGCAACAGTGAGAAAACTAGTTTGGTGGCACACGATCGCTCCTCTCAGCCGCCATGGACACCGTCCCGCTCCTGGGCAGCgtgctgctgttgtgtgttCAGCTGCACATCGGTGTGACGGGAGGTAAGACTGAAATGCGCCAATAAATACACGtgatatatttattcatatttatatatatatttgttgtacACAGCTTGTGTGGCAGTGCGTACAGGCCCGTGTCGCACGAAGTGCACTCAGCCCTTTGCGCTTGGATTTGTTTTAGTGTCTTCTTGTCAACATCGCAAATCGGCAGCTTTTCGGTTCGAGAGGTGCTCGCGTGTTTCAATCACCCGTCCAGATGTTTTCGCTGTTCGCAAACCAGTGTTCTTGAATGTCGACgccgttgttgtttttgtgcataTGGCGTCGCAACTTTTGAACCGACGTTAGCGCGCACGTATCTTTTAGGTTTCAAAGTTGTGTGCACGCCGATTGCGCAATTCTTCCTTATTTCTTCCTGCGAACGCAATCCGCGCACGTCTTATGAAGACGTGGGTGGTCTGCGCTGCAGAATTCTCCTTGGATTTTGTCCAATGGTGCGTTCACTGGCTAAGTAAGGGAACGTTGTCGTGTAAATAGCGACACTGACTGTGAACGAATGGACCGTAAACTACGTTGATAACCGATTCATACGCTCCTTCCAAGACGGAGACCTCTTTGTGAGATGTTGTGCGTTGTTTTCGCCAACAAGTGGAACGGTCCGGAAAGGCCGGACACCGttttccaaacacaaacacaacccgcACTGATCGGGAGGAACACTGGTCACAAGGGCAGTTTCAGTTGTGCAAACATGTACAGCCTgttggagagggggagggagaggggggtgcaGAGCTGTTACTATCTAACCAGACATGCAAAGCTGTTGCAGCATCCAAAGATTtggataattatttttttcagtcagatattattttttttgggcgggggggttggtagggggggggggtaaatgtcCTCCTGTAGCTTCTAATTGCTGAACAAACAATGCTGAATGTGTGTAATCTTTCCTGTGGTGTCCCCCACAGACTGCCCCGCTGATGGACGCACCTGGGTGCCGTTTGGAGACGGGTGTTACTACTTTGTCCACGGGTCAGAAGACAAAATCAAAAGCTACACTTTTGAGAGAGCGAAAACTCTCTGCCAAGGATTTGGTACCTGAGACATTTCATCTTGAAACGAAATGGAAAAATGGactgtgtgttttctcaaaGTGTGTGATTTTTGTTGTATACTATGCTTTTATTCCAGAGCTTTTGAGCATCCAGAGCGCTGAGGAAAATGACTTTGTCGTCAAATATAGCCCAGAGGTGTGGAAAAACAATGTCAACGTTTGGCTGGGGATGTATTACGACACGAACAGTACGTACCATGTGACCAGAGGACGGTGAATCATGCTGCACAACACCGGATCTGattggatgaaaataacaactTTTTAAACAATTGTCTGGAGGTGACTTGgtagaaaacaaacattatatCTCCACAGGTTTTGTTTCAGATGTTTGCTAGAAAGTATATAGTCTCTAAGTCCAAAGATCATGTACAATATACTATTATTTCTTCAAAATTGTGTAACTTATGGTCAATTTGACTGACCAAAACACCCCACTTACCTCACGGCTAAAGATCATCTCAGGCATTGTAATATACTTTTTGTCTGCTGTGTCTTTACTCCATTTTTCTTGATTTACAAAATATGGAGCCCTGTCTGTGAGCTTGTGCCTGCTTCTTCTGAACTTGATCCAGGCACaacttgttattattattgtactccTGTTATTTGAAGCGGCCATTTAAGGCACCATGTGGGGGATGCTAAGCTAAAACGAAACCTTAAATCACGTTTCATGTAAATCCTGAGCCGGGAAACACTTCATTTTGTGTTGTGATACAGTTGAGTGTAGTTTGTGTGCCTCGCGGCCAGTTGTGCCACCGTGCTGATCGGTTTGTGTCGTCAGGTGACGGCATGCGGTGGTTCGGTGAGCGACCGGTAGGATTCCGTAACTGGGAGGACGGCTCCTTCCCCTCGGACCTCGTGCCCTTGGATACGTGTGTAGCTCTGCACGCCAACACGGGGAAGTGGGAAAATGTCAGCTGCGTGGATCAGACGGAGAACGGAGTGGTCTGTGAGACGGATCAGAGTAAGAATTAACAATCGGGGCCAAAATGTCTGGTCGACCTGTTAAATAGCTGTTTAATATTCAAAGTGGGTCCATCAGTTTGTAACAAAGATTTCTCGCTAGTGTGACTTCAGGAAATGTGGCTGGTATTGTGTTCCACATGCCTCACaatgcgtgtttttttttttttttcttcagacgcCGAGGAAGCCAAGCCGAGTAAGTCGACCCTCTCTTCACTCATTCCTCAGTGCTTTCTTGTTTTCCCCAGTGGTGACCTTCCTCATACGTTGTTCCTTGTTCCCCTCAAGGACCGAGCGCACTGCTGACCGCCATGGTCATCCTCACCGTGGTGGCTATCATTGGAGTCTCGGCAGTTATTTGGTTCCTGCATCACAGGAAAAGTCCCGGCTTCCCGATGCTCACAGCGTTCGAGTACCACCCTCCGTTCCGGGTCCTGGACGAGGATCGCTCCTGcctggtggaggcggaggagaccGACAGCGCGCCGTAGGAGAATTGTATGGCTCCTCCAGGACGCACCAGGCCCTCCTCGCTGGGTGGGTGTTCAGGCATATTCCAGCTGTGACAAACGGTTACTGCAGTAGTTCTTTGGGGTTCGCGCATGTCGACGAGTAATTCTGTGTGATTGTAAGAAAGCTAAGTGCAGGCTTACTTTTACTCATACTAGCCAGCGTGGCATATAAACACCTCACAGCGTTTTTCCAATGCACTCAGAATCATGTGTATGTCTTTCAGATTTGTGCATCAGCAGCCTGGTCTACATGTGACAGTCACTGCACTTCTCTAATAACTTGCATGTTAAAAGCGAGTTCAAATAAAGAGcaaatattattataaatgtTCAGTGTTCATTTTTAGTATTGCACTGCCACAAACCTGGGGACTAACAAGAGGGAGAATGAAATAAGAATGTAAAATTGATGCAGAACAGACTGCGACACCCTGACATTCAGTCCCTAGTACGTATCACGCTCCAAAAATGCTGGGTTCTACATTTCACATAATGCAACCAATCCCATGTTTCTGCTAGACCTTGACTCTCTGGTAATGTTCATGTCTTTCAAACCAGTGGAGCGTTTCCTTTTTTAAGCAGTATTcaaagacagagggaggacAAATGGCTAGTAAGGGCTCTTGCATGTAAGTAGTTGGAACGGAGCACAAAGCCAGCTATAGTTTGAGGGATTGTCTTGTTAGTCCACACATGTAAACGTTGCCAGTGAGATGTATTTGCACAATGCCtaaaaaagattattttccaggtcaaaTGTATTTTGGGAATGAACTGCCGTTCTAAATCAATACTGCCAGAGAACGTCCGGGCTATTTTCTTTACATTCTGTCCtgagctttgtgtttttgattgtGACAAGGTGATATGTGATTTCATTCTGCCCTGTTAAATCCTATATTGAGAaaagcatttctttcttttgaggaTTTGATTTCAAAATGATCATTCTGTGAGATTTAAGACAATCAATTTTTCAGGTTGTGATGACTGTGCTGAAAAATGAAGCCAAAAGACTTTCCAGTGTAAAATACCCCCCTAATACTGTTGTACACTGTTAACAGCATGAATGCTATTGTGCAATATTTGAGATTAACTGTGCAGGATCCGAGcccctgtgtgtttttcctaatAAAGTATGTTTGACAATAAGAAGGgcttatttttatatattttatttatatatattttttcttttttgttattgaTCGAAGTCAGGAAGGTCTGTTAGTGTTAAAAATGAGCAGGTTGAGAATATATAAGTACTCTCCCTTTTATGCGCTCTATATAGAACATTTCTGCTAAAAATATGTATGTTGCACATAAAGAAGGAAGAATCGGCACACCGAAATTTGGGATAGCGTCTAATTGATTCTGAAAGAATATCTAGCGTACTTGGAGTCATGCATATCTAATTTTGGAATTCCAAGAATTCTGTCATCTAACATTGTCTTTAATCCATCTGTCTTTAAATTCAGCCTTTAACTATAAACTGtgagagggaccaacatctatTGATAAAGCACACTAATAGAGATCCACGACAATAAGCGTTTCCTCCTAGTAGGTCATTTCTAGATTTGGCCACAAGGTGGGACAGAATCACATTTCACTTctctgacagtttttttttgttttttttctagttaATGAGGTCCGGTAACATGGATGATTATAACTGTGATGGTTGTGCGAGTATTCTCTGGATGAGCAGTAATCAATAGGAACactaatttgtaaaaaaaaaaaaaagaacatcccTGTCTCTTGAGGAAACAAATACCACGAGGCACCCAAAGAGCTGACGTAAAGTCATGGAAAGCTTATCTTGTCGTCTGGGTGAGGTGAAAGTCCTTGATGATTCAATAAGAACGTGTGTCTATCTGTGTTGGCCAATAATTAACGTGTTTTGCGAGATGAAGGTTTAAACAGCTGATTGGGACTGAGCTAGAGAAGAGCATGACTGCAGTGTGGGTCAGACTGTGTTATAAACTCAGTGTGTAGTTAAATCTTTGTTTTCTCTATTACACATGTTTTGACTGCATATAAACATATAAAATAACCCCAAAAATGTATACAGTCAAAAACATTGGTGCAGAATCACATTAAACTAAACAGGTGTTTTTTCATAATCCTAATGtgcattaataattaaattgtaTAGCAGCCGGACATTTAAAGTGCCTTAATTGGTTCGATTCAAGTGGATATTTATTTGGGTGTGTATTTATCAGACTTGCCAAAGCCAAAGAGGGATTCACGTTTGTTACCATGCAACAAAGTATAACTGGTAGTGATCCGGTAGCAGATTGTTGTGAGTAAGCCTCCATTTGAATGGAACTCGTAGTGGCACATTGAGACCGCATGCACGGTGATTTTAAACAGTTTACTTATTGTAGTCTGGTTCTCGGTCTCTGAATTACTCCGATGTTTTAGCATTTCTAATAGAATCAATTGAGAATGACTAATGATGATTGGTAAGTGTATAAGGACTGCTGAGCCTTCACATATTTGTCATTTGTTGTAATGTCAATGCTCCTTGTTGTCAAGAGTTCCAACCGAGTGTATTGACATTCAGAAGGATGgttttgtttcatgtgttttcctGCACGTGGCAGAATAATCACAATTTGAATTATGATAATTCATTGCAACACTATTATACTGAAAACCCTCACcggatatttctttttttaataatgggGTTGAATTGAATTCATGATTAACCTTTTGAGGCTCATTATTCTCAT
The window above is part of the Gasterosteus aculeatus chromosome 16, fGasAcu3.hap1.1, whole genome shotgun sequence genome. Proteins encoded here:
- the cd302 gene encoding CD302 antigen, with the protein product MDTVPLLGSVLLLCVQLHIGVTGDCPADGRTWVPFGDGCYYFVHGSEDKIKSYTFERAKTLCQGFELLSIQSAEENDFVVKYSPEVWKNNVNVWLGMYYDTNSDGMRWFGERPVGFRNWEDGSFPSDLVPLDTCVALHANTGKWENVSCVDQTENGVVCETDQNAEEAKPRPSALLTAMVILTVVAIIGVSAVIWFLHHRKSPGFPMLTAFEYHPPFRVLDEDRSCLVEAEETDSAP